One segment of Triticum aestivum cultivar Chinese Spring chromosome 2A, IWGSC CS RefSeq v2.1, whole genome shotgun sequence DNA contains the following:
- the LOC123190308 gene encoding uncharacterized protein, giving the protein MAEAPSKIKSMRKWVVDHKLRAVGCLWLSGISSSIAYNWSRPNMKTSVKLIHARLHAQALTIAALGSCALVEYYDQNYGSSGPKVDKYTRHYMSHSHKD; this is encoded by the exons ATGGCGGAGGCCCCGAGCAAGATCAAATCCATGCGGAAGTGGGTGGTCGATCACAAGCTCCGAGCCGTAG GTTGCCTGTGGCTTAGCGGGATCTCCAGCTCCATCGCGTACAACTGGTCGCGGCCCAACATGAAGACTAGCGTCAAGCTCATCCACGCAAG GTTGCACGCGCAAGCTCTAACGATCGCTGCCTTAGGTAGTTGTGCATTAGTAGAGTACTATGACCAGAACTACGGCTCTTCAGGACCAAAGGTGGACAAATATACAAGGCATTACATGTCACACTCGCATAAAGATTAA
- the LOC123190307 gene encoding flavonoid O-methyltransferase-like protein Os11g0303600, with the protein MATTSSAELLQAEAELVRHSLGYLKSMALHSAVKLGIPDALHRCGGAASLPDLSSTLALPCSKRPYLSRLMKMLAVEGIFTAVAVDVDVPTASGGEGSVRYGLNPVSRLLVSGSGACLSPCVLMGTSPLFLEASLRLHQWFQRDGQGDQPAFAMAHGESPYGAAGHDTEFNALVNEAMGSDSRHMAELVVRECGEVFTGVTSLVGVGGGNGTMATAIAKAFPHVKCSVLDLPHVVQGVVSTHESVEFAAGDMMEYVPPADAVLLKCVLHNWSDEDCVKILTKCREAIAQGAKAGKVIIIDAVVGSPSHSQQVLQAQVLMDMQMMMLFMSKEREELSWQKIFMEAGFSHYKIQPVLGMRSIIQLYP; encoded by the exons ATGGCCACCACCTCAAGCGCGGAGCTTCTGCAAGCTGAGGCAGAGCTCGTGCGCCACTCCTTAGGCTACCTCAAGTCCATGGCGTTGCACAGCGCGGTAAAGCTCGGAATCCCCGACGCTCTCCACCGCTGCGGCGGCGCGGCCTCCTTGCCCGACCTGTCCTCCACCCTCGCCCTCCCTTGCAGCAAACGACCGTACCTGTCCCGGCTCATGAAGATGCTAGCCGTGGAAGGAATCTTCACGGCCGTGGCTGTGGATGTGGACGTTCCTACCGCCAGCGGCGGCGAGGGCAGCGTCCGGTACGGCCTCAACCCGGTGTCTCGCCTTCTTGTCAGCGGCAGCGGCGCGTGCCTGTCGCCGTGCGTGCTCATGGGCACCTCGCCGCTGTTCCTGGAGGCCTCCCTCCGGCTGCACCAGTGGTTCCAGAGGGACGGCCAGGGTGATCAGCCGGCGTTCGCCATGGCGCACGGCGAGAGCCCCTACGGCGCGGCCGGCCATGACACGGAGTTCAACGCGCTGGTGAACGAGGCGATGGGGTCCGACAGCCGACACATGGCGGAGCTCGTCGTCCGCGAGTGCGGCGAGGTGTTCACGGGCGTGACGTCGCtggtcggcgtcggcggcgggaaCGGCACCATGGCGACGGCCATCGCCAAGGCCTTCCCGCATGTCAAGTGTTCGGTGCTGGACCTCCCGCATGTTGTACAAGGCGTCGTCTCGACACATGAGTCGGTTGAGTTTGCTGCCGGCGACATGATGGAATACGTTCCACCAGCTGATGCAGTTCTGCTTAAG TGTGTGCTACACAACTGGAGCGACGAGGATTGCGTGAAGATCCTGACAAAATGCAGAGAGGCCATTGCCCAAGGAGCGAAAGCAGGGAAGGTGATAATCATCGATGCTGTTGTTGGATCTCCTTCACACTCACagcaagtacttcaagctcaagtCTTGATGGATATGCAAATGATGATGCTATTCATGAGCAAAGAACGTGAGGAACTCAGCTGGCAAAAGATATTCATGGAAGCAGGGTTTAGTCATTACAAAATACAGCCCGTCCTAGGGATGCGATCCATCATCCAACTCTACCCATAG